The sequence GACCCGGCCCTCCTCGCCCAGCCCATCGCCGCACTGGTCCTGCAGCAACGCGCTGTAGCCGTCGATGCCGCGCAAGGGCGCCTTCAGGTCGTGCGACACGGAATAGGCAAAGGTCTCCAGCTCACGATTGGCCTGGGCGAGCTGACCGGTACGCTCGCTCACCCGCTGCTCCAGTTCCTCGTTGAGCGTGCGCAGGGCGCGCTCGGCCTCGACCCGCTCGGTCAGGTCGATCAGCGTGCCGACCGAGCCCTTGCCACGGGTGCGTGGCACCGACATACCGAGCACCCAGCGCCAGGCGCCGTCACGACGGCGCACCCGGTACTCGGCACTGAAGGGCTGACCATGGGGCGCGGTCGTCGCATACAGCTCGGCCACTCGGCCCTGCTCGTCCGGATGGATCACCGCATCCCAGCCCCGTCCCAGCGCGTCCTGCGGCGCCTGCCCCGTCAGCTCGGTCCAGCGGGTATTCACGTAGGTGCACTGGCCCGCCTCGTCGGCCAGGCCCACCACGAAGGGCAGGCTTTCCGCAACGTCGCGAAAGAGCGCTTCGCTTGCCGCCAGTTGCTGCGCCTGCGCCCGCTGCTCGGCGAACAGGCGACGCAGGGCCTCGCCCAGCTCCGACACCTCGTCGCGGCGTCGGCCCATGGGGGCCGGGAAATCCTCCATCTCGCCGCGACGGATGCGGTTCGCGCCCTCGGCCAGCAGCCGGATCGGCGCGGCGATGCGCCCCGCCAGCAACCATGAAATCAGCGCGAAGGCCAGTGCGCCGGCAAACCCGATGGCCAGCACCTGGTTGCGCCGCTCACGCACCGGCGCAAAGGCCCGTTCGACGTCCTGCCGCACCAGGACCCGCCAGCCCAGGGCCGGCCTGCCGTCGGGCAGGCGACTCTCGGCCACCGCGCTGAGGTATTCGCGGCCGTCGGGCCAGCGGCTGCGCAGATAGCGCTCGCTCGCCCCCAGGAAGGGCGCAGGTATCTCCTCCTCGCCACCGGCCTGCGAATGCAGGGGCTTGCCGCCGCCGTCGACGAAGAACAAGTCGATGCCCTGCGCGCGCATCCGCTCCGAATGCATGCGCTCATGCAGCTGCCCGAGCCAGCGTGAGTACAGGTGCGCGCCTACCACGCCGATCAGGCTGCCGTCGGTGTTGATCTGCGGAATCGCAATGTCTACGAAGCGCAGGGGCTCGCCTTCGCCCGGCCCCAGGTGCTTGGCCAGCAACTTGGCCTCGTGCAGGTCGCCCAGGTAGGGCTGGCGCCGTCCGTTTTCGAACCAGGGGCGGGGCGAGACATCCACGCCTTCGAGCAGCCCGCCGGTCGCGATCCGCACCCGGCCGGCGGCGTCGGTGACGCCCAGCCAGGCGTAGGAAGGCAGGCTTTCCTGCATGCGCTCCAGCACGCCGCGTCCGAGCTCCGGTGCCATCGCCGGATCGCGCAGCGTCGGCAGCACCGACAACATGCGCATGTCATCAATGCGTTCCTGCAGCTGGTCGCCCATGTTGCGCGCGAGGGCGCGGCCGGTCTGGGCGAGGCCGGTGCCGATGACGGCTTCGGCCTCGCGCTCGCCGACCCAGGTGATGGCCAGCGCGAGCAGCGCGGCAAAGATCAGCCCGCTGCCGCCGAAAACCAGCGCGAAACGCGCCTGGAGATGCCGTCGGGGGTCGAATCCCGTGGTGATGCCGGCTGCCATCTGCGGAAACCCTCCTTAGATGCCACTACGACATGCGTGCCGCCCTGCTGCCTGCGTACCAACCCTTCCGGTCACGCCGGGACGGCCGCGGCCGTGCTGCCGCGGCCTGCCGACGCGGCGCGCCTCAATCCAGCGCGAGTGCGGCCTGCGATGCGCCCAGCCAGCTCGCGAGCACCTGCACGATCAGCGCATGGTCCTCGCGCTGCGGCAGGCCCGACACCGTGATCGCGCCGATGCAGCCCACCGACTCCACCCACAGCGGGAAACTGCCGCCGTGGGTCGCGTAGTCGCGCGGATCGAGGCTCAGCTTCTGTTCAAGCGTGGTGCCATCGCGGCGGTTGGAGAGGCCCACGGCGTAAGAGCTGAGATGCAAGAGCTCGACCACGTTGCGCTTGCGGCGCGCCCAGTCGGCATTGGCGGGCGAGGTACCTGGCATCGCGTGGAAGAAGAGCAGCTCGCCGGCCAGGCGGATCTCGATGGTCACGGCGGCCTTGCGGGCCTCGGCGGCCGCACGCAGGCGCCCACCCAGCTCCCAGGCGGTGTCCGCGTCGAAACGGGTGAAGCGCAGGACGCGCTCCTGTTCGGCGATGCGGGCGAGATCGCGCTCCAGATCCATGTTCACTCCTTGATTGAGACTGCGGCGTGGCTGCGGGCGCTCTCGCTGCCCGCCTCGACCAGGCGCATCACCCGGATCGCCTCGATCGCCGGCACGGGGTTGGGCGCGCCGACAAGGATGGCATCGCGCACGGCGGCGTAGTAGGCCGGGTAGTTGCCTTGTGGGCAATTGCGTAGCGAAGGCACGAGGCGCTCGCCGTCCTGCAGGGTGAGGCGGATCGGCTCCGGATCCAGGCCCCAGCCCGCGCCGCCTGCTGCGAGCCCGGCCTTGAGCGCGTCTTCCTGCGCATCGAGCCCGAACTTGAGCAGGCTGCCGGCCGTGCCGTGGATCGCGAAACGCGGACCGAGTGCGGCCACCAGCGCGCTGCCGTGCAGGATCACCCGGCATTCGCCGTAGTGCAGCACCGCATGGAACCAGTCGTCGGTAAGCGCGCCGTCACGCTGCCGGGCGAGGTCCACCGTAATGCGTTCGGGCTCGCCGAAGAGCTGCAGGGCCTGGTCGATGAGGTGCGGGCCCAGGTCGTACCAGAGGCCGCTGCCCGGACCTTCAGCCTCGCGCCAGCGCGCGCGCACCTGCGGCCGGAAACGATCGAAATGCGACTCGAAATGGGTGATCCGGCCGAGCAGGCCTTCCTTGAAGACCTCACGCAGGGCGAGGAAGTCGGCATCCCAGCGGCGGTTGTGGAACACCGAGAGCAGACGGCCCTGCTCGCGCGCCAGCGCATCCAGCGTCTGCGCTTCGGCCACGGTCAGGGTGAAGGGCTTGTCGACCACCACATGCTTGCCGGCCAGCAGCGCCGCGCGGGCGAGCGGGAAGTGGGTGTCGTTGGGAGTGGGGACGACCACCAGGTCGATGTCCGGATCGGCGAAGACCGCCTCCGGCGTGGGCAGGGCGCGAACGCTGGGACGCTCGGCGGCGAGTTTGGCGGGATCGCGGGTGCTGACGGCGTCCAGCGACAGGCCTTCGGTGCAGTCGACCAGCGGCGCGTGGAAGGTACGCGTGGCATAGCCGTTGCCCAGGATCGCGACACGGAGGGGTTGGCTCATGGGGACTCCTGATTGCGACAGGCCGCGAGTGTACGCCGGCTCAGGCTCGCACGTCGCCGGACCGGCATCACGGCCACACCTGTCCGCACGCTCCGACGCCCTCGAATCCGGTTTCCGTGCGGCTTGGCGCGGACGGTACAATGCGCGCTTTCGTCCACCACTTTCATGCCGCTGGCGCATCGCGCGCCGGACGCCCGCCCATGCAGGAAAAATACCAGCCCACCGCCATCGAGACCGCCGCCCAGGAACACTGGGAAGCCGCCCAGTCCTTCAAGGCCGTGGAAGACGCCGCGCGTCCCAAGTACTACTGCCTGTCGATGTTCCCCTACCCTTCGGGCAAGCTGCACATGGGCCACGTGCGCAACTACACGATCGGCGACGTGCTCTCGCGTTCCTACCGCATGCGCGGCTACAACGTGCTGCAGCCCATGGGCTGGGACGCCTTCGGCCTGCCGGCCGAGAACGCGGCGATCAAGAACAAGGTGCCGCCGGCCAAGTGGACCTACGACAACATCGCGACCATGAAGGGCCAGCTCAAGGCCTTGGGCTTCGCGATCGACTGGAGCCGCGAGCTCGCCACCTGCCAGCCCGACTACTACCGCTGGAACCAGTGGCTCTTCCTGCGCATGCTCGAAAAGGGCATCGCCTACAAGAAGACCCAGGTGGTGAACTGGGACCCGGTGGACCAGACCGTGCTCGCCAACGAACAGGTGATCGACGGCCGCGGCTGGCGCACCGGCGCGCTGGTGGAAAAGCGCGAGATCCCCGGCTACTACCTCGCGATCACCCAGTACGCGGAAGAGCTCCTCAAGGACCTGGACACGCTGGACGGCTGGCCCGAGCGCGTACGCCTGATGCAGGCGAACT is a genomic window of Niveibacterium sp. SC-1 containing:
- a CDS encoding ATP-binding protein; its protein translation is MAAGITTGFDPRRHLQARFALVFGGSGLIFAALLALAITWVGEREAEAVIGTGLAQTGRALARNMGDQLQERIDDMRMLSVLPTLRDPAMAPELGRGVLERMQESLPSYAWLGVTDAAGRVRIATGGLLEGVDVSPRPWFENGRRQPYLGDLHEAKLLAKHLGPGEGEPLRFVDIAIPQINTDGSLIGVVGAHLYSRWLGQLHERMHSERMRAQGIDLFFVDGGGKPLHSQAGGEEEIPAPFLGASERYLRSRWPDGREYLSAVAESRLPDGRPALGWRVLVRQDVERAFAPVRERRNQVLAIGFAGALAFALISWLLAGRIAAPIRLLAEGANRIRRGEMEDFPAPMGRRRDEVSELGEALRRLFAEQRAQAQQLAASEALFRDVAESLPFVVGLADEAGQCTYVNTRWTELTGQAPQDALGRGWDAVIHPDEQGRVAELYATTAPHGQPFSAEYRVRRRDGAWRWVLGMSVPRTRGKGSVGTLIDLTERVEAERALRTLNEELEQRVSERTGQLAQANRELETFAYSVSHDLKAPLRGIDGYSALLQDQCGDGLGEEGRVFVQNIRRGAQQMNALIEGLLAYSRMERRAMEPRPVEFSPLLSMSLAEFRDAVERCGTQVEIDVPGVAVRADHDGLAQALRNLIGNAIKFSAHARPPRVEIRAEIVGPALRVLVRDNGIGFDMRYYDRIFEIFQRLHLAEEYEGTGVGLALVRKAMERMGGRVWAESAPGAGASFFLEIPLWNPA
- a CDS encoding heme-degrading domain-containing protein; amino-acid sequence: MDLERDLARIAEQERVLRFTRFDADTAWELGGRLRAAAEARKAAVTIEIRLAGELLFFHAMPGTSPANADWARRKRNVVELLHLSSYAVGLSNRRDGTTLEQKLSLDPRDYATHGGSFPLWVESVGCIGAITVSGLPQREDHALIVQVLASWLGASQAALALD
- a CDS encoding oxidoreductase, with protein sequence MSQPLRVAILGNGYATRTFHAPLVDCTEGLSLDAVSTRDPAKLAAERPSVRALPTPEAVFADPDIDLVVVPTPNDTHFPLARAALLAGKHVVVDKPFTLTVAEAQTLDALAREQGRLLSVFHNRRWDADFLALREVFKEGLLGRITHFESHFDRFRPQVRARWREAEGPGSGLWYDLGPHLIDQALQLFGEPERITVDLARQRDGALTDDWFHAVLHYGECRVILHGSALVAALGPRFAIHGTAGSLLKFGLDAQEDALKAGLAAGGAGWGLDPEPIRLTLQDGERLVPSLRNCPQGNYPAYYAAVRDAILVGAPNPVPAIEAIRVMRLVEAGSESARSHAAVSIKE